One Anolis carolinensis isolate JA03-04 chromosome 5, rAnoCar3.1.pri, whole genome shotgun sequence DNA segment encodes these proteins:
- the LOC100562681 gene encoding retinoic acid-induced protein 3, with protein sequence MANTTPPAGCGDINSDYYLLCNTNEDWGIVVESLAAAGIVTTVILLLVLLFSICKVQDSTKRSLIPTQFLFLLGTLGIFGLIFAFIIKLNETTAPTRFFLFGVLFALCFACLLAHAFDLIKLVRGRKPFAGWALLVITISLTTVQLIIAIQYVAINIQALRDLNEKKELDEQRRKDFVLLIIYVLFLMALLLIVSMFVFCGSYKRWKRHGVHIFLTALVSTCIWVVWISMLMKGNLELKKRPEWDDPVISIALLVNGWVFLILYAIPELCFLTDPEKPGDYPPENNFCQPKHMKKTYGVENQAYAQEDNTQDGNRNQPYVPYSTHFQLENLEPQQDFSIPRPKARPSPYQGYSGGKNFN encoded by the exons ATGGCGAACACAACACCCCCGGCAGGCTGTGGCGACATAAACAGTGATTATTACTTGCTCTGTAACACTAATGAGGATTGGGGCATTGTCGTCGAGTCCCTGGCTGCAGCTGGTATTGTCACCACAGTCATCCTCTTGCTAGTGCTTCTTTTTAGTATCTGTAAAGTCCAAGATAGTACGAAACGAAGCCTGATCCCCACCCAGttcctcttccttctgggcacTCTTGGCATCTTTGGTCTCATCTTTGCCTTCATCATCAAGCTCAATGAAACAACGGCCCCCACCCGCTTCTTCCTTTTTGGGGTCCTTTTTGCCCTCTGCTTTGCCTGCCTCCTTGCCCATGCCTTTGACCTCATCAAGCTGGTACGAGGAAGAAAACCATTTGCAGGCTGGGCTTTGCTGGTGATCACTATCAGCTTGACCACTGTGCAACTTATTATAGCCATACAGTATGTGGCCATCAACATTCAAGCACTAAGGGATCTAAACGAGAAGAAGGAGCTGGATGAACAAAGACGTAAAGACTTTGTTCTGCTTATCATCTATGTCCTTTTCCTGATGGCTCTCCTCTTAATTGTTTCCATGTTCGTTTTCTGTGGGTCGTACAAAAGATGGAAGAGGCATGGTGTGCACATATTCCTGACTGCCTTGGTCTCCACATGCATTTGGGTGGTTTGGATCAGCATGCTGATGAAAGGCAACTTAGAGTTGAAAAAGCGGCCAGAATGGGACGATCCTGTCATCAGTATTGCTCTGCTTGTGAATGGATGGGTTTTCCTGATTCTCTATGCAATTCCTGAACTCTGTTTCCTCACGGATCCAGAGAAGCCTGGTGACTACCCACCAGAAAATAATTTCTGCCAGCCTAAACACATGAAAAAAACCTATGGCGTGGAGAACCAAGCGTATGCTCAAGAAGATAACACACAAG ATGGAAACAGAAATCAGCCGTATGTTCCTTATTCTACTCATTTCCAGCTGGAG aACCTGGAGCCCCAGCAAGATTTCTCCATTCCAAGGCCTAAAGCACGGCCCAGTCCTTACCAAGGATACTCCGGAGGGAAAAATTTCAATTAA